One genomic region from Jiangella sp. DSM 45060 encodes:
- a CDS encoding energy-coupling factor ABC transporter ATP-binding protein codes for MTGDASLEVAGLAFAYPDGHQALFGVDLTIGRGERVALLGPNGAGKTTLVLHLNGILSGGAGTVRVGGLEVRPGDRDTLREVRRRVGIVFQDPDDQLFMPTVRDDVAFGPANLGLRGAELDARVSEALDLVGMGDVAGRPPHHLSFGQRRRVAVATVLAMRPEILVLDEPTSNLDPASRRELHDMLDALDVTQLVVTHDLPFALQLCPRSVVLSDGTLVADGPTADLLADEALLAAHRLELPYGFDPRSVAPPAV; via the coding sequence ATGACGGGCGACGCGTCGCTGGAGGTGGCCGGGCTGGCGTTCGCCTACCCCGACGGCCACCAGGCGCTGTTCGGCGTCGACCTCACGATCGGACGGGGCGAGCGGGTCGCGCTGCTCGGGCCCAACGGCGCCGGCAAGACGACGCTGGTGCTGCACCTCAACGGCATCCTGTCCGGCGGCGCCGGCACGGTCCGCGTCGGCGGGCTGGAGGTGCGGCCGGGCGACCGCGACACGCTGCGCGAGGTTCGTCGCCGGGTCGGCATCGTCTTCCAGGACCCCGACGACCAGCTGTTCATGCCGACCGTCCGCGACGACGTCGCGTTCGGCCCGGCCAACCTCGGCCTGCGCGGCGCCGAGCTGGACGCGCGGGTGTCCGAGGCGCTGGACCTGGTCGGCATGGGCGACGTCGCCGGCCGTCCGCCGCACCACCTCTCGTTCGGGCAGCGCCGCCGGGTCGCCGTCGCGACTGTGCTGGCGATGCGGCCGGAGATCCTGGTGCTGGACGAGCCGACCAGCAACCTCGACCCCGCCAGCCGGCGCGAGCTGCACGACATGCTCGACGCCCTCGACGTCACCCAACTGGTGGTCACGCACGACCTGCCGTTCGCGCTGCAGCTGTGCCCGCGCTCGGTCGTGCTGTCGGACGGGACGCTGGTGGCCGACGGCCCGACGGCCGACCTACTGGCCGACGAGGCGTTGCTGGCGGCGCACCGGTTGGAGCTGCCGTATGGCTTCGATCCGCGTTCGGTCGCTCCGCCTGCCGTGTGA
- the hrpA gene encoding ATP-dependent RNA helicase HrpA has protein sequence MPTSPATETLADLRARLPELMLRDERRLARRLDGVRKVRDGEARTAALADIAHEVDAAERRVERRRATVPAVRYPQELPVSQRRDEIAAAIRDHQVVIVAGETGSGKTTQLPKICLELGRGIRGAIGHTQPRRLAARTVAERVAEELHTELGRAVGYQVRFTAKAGDDTLVKLMTDGILLAEIGQDRLLRRYDTLIIDEAHERSLNIDFILGYLKQLLPKRPDLKVVITSATIDPERFAQHFDDAPIIEVSGRTYPVEVRYRPLEPETDEGGGEPRDQIQAIVDACDELALEAPGDVLVFLSGEREIRDTADALRKRYAAAPQGTLEVLPLYARLSAAEQHRVFQPHTGRRIVLATNVAETSLTVPGIRYVVDPGTARISRYSNRTKVQRLPIEPVSQASARQRAGRCGRLSDGICVRLYSEDDFEARPAFTEPEILRTNLASVILQMTALGLGDVAAFPFLDPPDRRSVADGVNLLVELGALDPAARDPKERLTAVGRSLSQLPIDPRLARMILEANRNGCVREVLVIAAALSIQDPRERPTDQRDVADAFHARFADPTSDFLAFLNLWRYVKEQQQELSSSAFRRLCRTEHLNYLRVREWQDLESQLRQLVKPLGVTLNTPDGAPEHIHQSLLSGLLSHIGVKDESINEYQGARGAKFAVFPGSGLFKKPPRWVMSAELVETSRLWARVNARIDPAWAEPLAEHLVKRTYSEPHWERKAGAVMGFEKVMLYGVVIVPRRKVTYARVDPELSRELFIRHALVEGDWSTHHRFFHENRELLEDVEELEHRARRRDIVVDDETLFEFYDQRIPADVVSGRHFDSWWKKARHERPDLLTFSTDLLTTDAAGAVTQADYPDSWPGDDLGLRLTYQFEPGSSADGVTVHVPIEVLNQVEPDGFDWQVPGLRPELVTALIKALPKQLRRSFVPAPDTAREALAQLPPSPSGQPFTAALARVLHRLRAVPVTADDFDLSKVPDHLRMTFRVLDDKGQPAGEGKNLDALKVRLKQQLRQIMAAAASSIERTGLTAWPGGELPRTFEQRRSGHVVTGYPALVDEGATVALKVLPTPADQARAMRTGNRRLLLLAVPSPTSFVQRHLTNRSKLVLSQNPDGSVAALLDDVAAASVDWLVGEAGGPAWDEAAFEALRSRVRQDLIETVFEMVADVEKVLDVAHRVTAALKSTTSLALTASLVDARDHLARLMPPGFVTSTGRARLPDLLRYLKAIERRLEKLPTSPQRDHQHMETVRRVTDEYEAALAALPPGHGPTPEHDAVRRMIEELRVSLFAQELGTAQPVSEKRLLKAIDALYV, from the coding sequence ATGCCCACCTCTCCCGCCACAGAAACCCTGGCCGACCTGCGCGCCCGGCTCCCCGAGCTGATGCTGCGCGACGAGCGGCGGCTGGCGCGCAGGCTCGACGGCGTGCGCAAGGTCCGCGACGGGGAGGCGCGAACGGCCGCGCTGGCCGACATCGCGCACGAGGTCGACGCGGCGGAGCGGCGGGTCGAGCGGCGCAGGGCGACCGTCCCCGCCGTTCGGTATCCGCAGGAGCTGCCGGTCAGCCAGCGGCGCGATGAGATCGCCGCCGCCATCCGCGACCACCAGGTCGTCATCGTCGCCGGTGAGACGGGGTCCGGGAAGACGACGCAGCTGCCGAAGATCTGCCTCGAGCTGGGACGGGGCATCCGCGGCGCCATCGGGCACACCCAGCCGCGCCGGCTGGCCGCGCGCACCGTCGCCGAGCGGGTCGCCGAGGAACTGCACACCGAGCTGGGCCGCGCGGTCGGCTACCAGGTCCGGTTCACGGCGAAGGCCGGCGACGACACGCTGGTCAAGCTGATGACCGACGGCATCCTGCTGGCCGAGATCGGGCAGGACCGCCTGCTGCGCCGCTACGACACGCTGATCATCGACGAGGCGCACGAGCGCAGCCTGAACATCGACTTCATCCTGGGCTACCTCAAGCAGCTGCTGCCGAAGCGGCCCGACCTCAAAGTCGTCATCACGTCGGCGACGATCGACCCGGAGCGGTTCGCGCAGCACTTCGACGACGCCCCGATCATCGAGGTGTCCGGCCGGACGTACCCGGTCGAGGTCCGCTACCGTCCCCTCGAACCGGAGACCGACGAGGGCGGCGGCGAGCCGCGCGACCAGATCCAGGCCATCGTCGACGCGTGTGACGAGCTGGCGCTGGAGGCGCCGGGCGACGTCCTGGTGTTCCTGTCCGGCGAGCGGGAGATCCGCGACACCGCCGACGCGCTGCGCAAGCGGTACGCCGCCGCGCCGCAGGGGACGCTCGAGGTGCTCCCGCTCTACGCCCGGCTGTCGGCGGCCGAGCAGCACCGCGTGTTCCAGCCGCACACCGGACGGCGCATCGTGCTGGCCACGAACGTCGCCGAGACGTCGCTGACGGTGCCCGGCATCCGCTACGTCGTCGACCCCGGCACGGCGCGCATCTCCCGCTACAGCAACCGGACGAAGGTGCAGCGGCTGCCGATCGAGCCGGTGTCGCAGGCGTCGGCGCGGCAGCGGGCCGGTCGGTGCGGCCGGCTCTCCGACGGCATCTGCGTCCGGCTGTACTCCGAGGACGACTTCGAGGCGCGCCCGGCGTTCACCGAGCCGGAGATCCTGCGCACGAACCTCGCGTCGGTCATCCTGCAGATGACGGCGCTCGGCCTGGGCGACGTCGCGGCGTTCCCGTTCCTCGACCCGCCCGACCGCCGCAGCGTCGCCGACGGCGTCAACCTGCTGGTCGAGCTGGGCGCGCTCGATCCCGCCGCCCGCGACCCGAAGGAACGCCTCACCGCCGTCGGGCGGTCGCTCTCGCAGCTGCCGATCGACCCCCGGCTGGCCCGGATGATCCTGGAGGCCAACCGCAACGGCTGCGTCCGTGAGGTGCTGGTCATCGCGGCCGCGCTGTCCATCCAGGACCCCCGCGAGCGCCCGACCGACCAGCGCGACGTCGCCGACGCGTTCCACGCCCGCTTCGCCGACCCCACGTCGGACTTCCTGGCCTTCCTCAACCTGTGGCGGTACGTGAAGGAGCAGCAGCAGGAGCTCTCGTCCAGCGCGTTCCGGCGCCTCTGCCGCACCGAGCACCTCAACTACCTGCGCGTCCGCGAGTGGCAGGACCTCGAGTCGCAGCTGCGCCAGCTGGTCAAGCCGCTCGGCGTCACGCTCAACACCCCCGACGGCGCGCCGGAGCACATCCACCAGTCGCTGCTGTCGGGGCTGCTCTCGCACATCGGCGTCAAGGACGAGTCGATCAACGAGTACCAGGGCGCGCGCGGCGCGAAGTTCGCCGTCTTCCCCGGGTCGGGGCTGTTCAAGAAGCCGCCGCGCTGGGTGATGTCGGCCGAGCTGGTCGAGACGTCGCGGCTGTGGGCCCGCGTCAACGCCCGCATCGACCCCGCGTGGGCCGAGCCGCTGGCCGAGCACCTGGTGAAGCGGACGTACAGCGAGCCGCACTGGGAGCGCAAGGCCGGCGCCGTCATGGGCTTCGAGAAGGTCATGCTGTACGGCGTCGTCATCGTGCCACGGCGCAAGGTCACGTACGCACGCGTCGATCCCGAGCTCAGCCGCGAGCTGTTCATCCGGCACGCGCTGGTCGAGGGCGACTGGTCGACGCATCACCGGTTCTTCCACGAGAACCGCGAGCTGCTGGAGGACGTCGAGGAGCTCGAGCACCGCGCCCGCCGCCGCGACATCGTCGTCGACGACGAGACGCTGTTCGAGTTCTACGACCAGCGCATCCCCGCTGACGTCGTGTCCGGCCGGCACTTCGACAGCTGGTGGAAGAAGGCCCGGCACGAGCGTCCCGACCTCCTCACGTTCAGCACCGACCTGCTGACCACCGACGCCGCCGGCGCCGTCACCCAGGCCGACTACCCCGACAGCTGGCCCGGCGACGACCTCGGCCTGCGGCTGACGTACCAGTTCGAGCCGGGGTCCAGCGCCGACGGCGTCACGGTGCACGTCCCGATCGAGGTGCTCAACCAGGTCGAGCCGGACGGTTTCGACTGGCAGGTCCCGGGGCTGCGGCCGGAGCTGGTGACGGCGCTGATCAAGGCGCTGCCGAAGCAGTTGCGCCGCTCGTTCGTCCCGGCGCCCGACACCGCCCGCGAGGCGCTCGCCCAGCTGCCGCCGTCGCCGTCCGGGCAGCCGTTCACCGCGGCGCTGGCCCGGGTGCTGCACCGGCTGCGGGCCGTGCCGGTGACGGCCGACGACTTCGACCTCAGCAAGGTGCCCGACCACCTGCGCATGACGTTCCGGGTGCTGGACGACAAGGGCCAGCCGGCCGGCGAGGGCAAGAACCTCGACGCGCTGAAGGTGCGGCTGAAGCAGCAGCTGCGCCAGATCATGGCGGCCGCGGCCAGCAGCATCGAGCGGACGGGGTTGACGGCGTGGCCGGGCGGTGAGCTGCCCCGCACGTTCGAGCAGCGCCGCTCCGGCCATGTCGTCACCGGCTACCCGGCGCTGGTCGACGAGGGCGCGACGGTCGCGCTGAAGGTGCTGCCGACCCCGGCCGACCAGGCCCGCGCGATGCGCACCGGCAACCGGCGGCTGCTGCTGCTCGCGGTCCCGTCGCCGACGTCGTTCGTGCAGCGTCACCTCACCAACCGGTCGAAGCTGGTGCTCAGCCAGAACCCCGACGGCTCCGTCGCCGCCCTGCTCGACGACGTCGCCGCCGCCTCGGTCGACTGGCTGGTCGGCGAGGCCGGCGGCCCGGCGTGGGACGAGGCCGCGTTCGAGGCGTTGCGCTCGCGGGTGCGGCAGGATCTCATCGAGACCGTCTTCGAGATGGTCGCCGACGTCGAGAAGGTGCTCGACGTCGCCCACCGGGTCACGGCGGCGTTGAAGAGCACCACGAGCCTCGCGCTGACGGCGTCGCTGGTCGACGCCCGCGACCACCTCGCCCGCCTGATGCCGCCCGGCTTCGTCACGTCCACCGGGCGCGCGCGGCTGCCCGACCTGCTGCGCTACCTGAAGGCCATCGAGCGCCGGCTGGAGAAGCTGCCGACCAGCCCGCAGCGCGACCACCAGCACATGGAGACCGTCCGCCGGGTCACCGACGAGTACGAGGCCGCGCTCGCCGCCCTCCCGCCCGGCCACGGACCCACCCCCGAGCACGACGCCGTCCGCCGGATGATCGAGGAACTGCGGGTCAGCCTGTTCGCCCAGGAGCTCGGCACCGCCCAGCCGGTGTCGGAGAAGCGCCTGCTCAAGGCCATCGACGCGCTATACGTCTAG